The Fragaria vesca subsp. vesca unplaced genomic scaffold, FraVesHawaii_1.0 scf0510687, whole genome shotgun sequence genomic interval AATTAATAATGGCTTCTACGATATTTGCAACCGAGAAACGGGGCTACGGCGGCCCAGAAGGTTCGCTCGTCAGTTCTCCACGAATCAGGTTcttatttctctctttcttttatacCTAAGATAAAAGCTTAGTTTTGTAATCTCATATCCATCAACGTTTCAACACATGGTAGACTACCGtcgagaaaaaagaaaaaaaaacacatgagCATACCCTAAAGGCCTAAACAGACAGTCTACCTCTGATCATTACGAAtaaaatttaacaatttttgtttttcagggaATTGTAAAGCAATTAAATATGTATGCGGAACTAAAAGGGCATAACGATCGTGTAAGCAGCATGGAATTCAACTCCAGCGGTGACCTCCTTGTGTCAGGGTCTTATGATAAACAGGTCATATTTTGGAACTGGGAAGCTAAATCTAGAAGACTCTCTTACGATCCTGGACACCCGGAGGAGGTATACCAAACCAAGATAATGCCTTTCACGAATGATCGGAGAATACTAACTGCATGTCGAGGTGGTCAGGTGAAACTTCtactaacatatatattgatgttcctttctcttttttcttcctcacTAGTATACTTGCATGTTTCAGGATGAATGTCTTCTCCGCTTTCTTAAATTATTCTATCCTTTCTTTACAGGTGAGGCTAGGTGAGGTCTCAAAGGATGGCCAAGTTCATACAAAAAGATTGGGATCTCACAGAGGCGCTGTTCACAAGCTAGCTATAGAGCCTGGAAACCCCAACATACTTTACAGCTGTGGTGACGATTCTTTTATTCAACACGTACGTAgcttcttcttattttctttatatatctTACAGTTATTACTAGCAGATACCCTAGTTTTAGAGctcacattttaattttgtgcaGTTTGATCTGCGAAACAGTTCTGCTACTAAGCTATTCAGTTGCAACAAATTGATAAGAGGAGAGCCGCATCCTGTCATGTTACATTTGTATCAGATGGTATTCGACCCATCGAATCCAAACTACTTTTGCCTAGGAGGCAATGATGCATATGCACGCGTCTACGACATAAGAAAATGCTGGCAGGGCGCATCTAGTAGTATGGTTGAACCTGTGAACACATTTTGCCCTGCTCACCTGATTCATCCAGACCATTTTATGATCACAGGGTTGGCATACTCCGACTCCGGTGAGCTGCTTGTGAGCTATTGTGATGAGCTCATTTATCTTTTCCAAAAGAATATGGGGTTGTGTCCCTCATCATTCCTACCTGAAGATATGGAGAAGCTTGACAAGCCGGAACAATTCGTTGGTCATAGAAATGCACACATATGTAGAGTGAGTTTCTTTGGGCCTAATGATGAGTATGTTATGAGTGGGAGTTATGGCGGCCATATCTTCATATGGAAGAAGAATGGAGGTGAACTTATTCGTGTTATGACCGGCCATTCTCCTCATGTACATGACACTCAGCCGCATCCACATAATCCGGTCATCGCCGCCTGCGGATCGGGATACAATCTAGAGCTCTGGGCTCCTATAACAAATGATGATGCATCTCCACTGCCTGACGACATTACACAGGTGCTTTCTCAATCTCTTGTATAGTATTTAAACTTAATTTCCTTCATATTAACTATTTGTTGCTACTGAACTGTTCGACTCCATGAAATTCCTAATGTTTGCTTTTTGTATGACAGATTATGGAGTCTAATCGTCAAGCTAGAAGTGATTTTtatatgccgatttttcgctAGACAATCGAAGAATGAGAAGAGGATTTTCACTAGCAAAGATTCTATTATTGAAGAGTGAAAAGATGATCGTCTGATGGTGATGCCGCTTCTGAAGAGTGTTGAGTAGGAAAATCCCCAGTAATTAGGTAGTGTAGGATTTCCAAGTCATCAAATTGTTAAAAGATATAGAACATCATAGAGTATCAATTATTCAATTACTACACCAAAAATCAATGCTTTTACAAACGAATTTCTTTAAGATTGTGATAAATAACTAGACTGttacatcaatatatattttataggggaattttcatatacacccaattttaaagagtggttttaaataaaacccacctaATATTCCTATTTGATAGACATTtaaaatatatcaattatgataaatattatgtcctattttttctaaattttacacaattgccaccattcaactataacatattaatataataaataagtttaATTGATGTTCTCTTAAATAccttaattatgagtttttcttctaacactaacatttttcattcaatttgcaagaatcatgtagttttctttctttttatgaaaatatcTAGATTAAAGAaattcattctctaatctatacataaggtaaaatataatatgaataagatatctgatctAAAGTTCTAACcatataccctaaaccctaaaccctaaaccctaaacccttaaccctaaaccctaaaccctataccctataccctataccctataccctaaaccctataccttaacCCTATATCCTAAAcctaattttgggtttcttctttttaggtatattatcatatcatgccctACTTAAAAGGTACATTAGAAACGAAAGTAGTagagagt includes:
- the LOC101291393 gene encoding DDB1- and CUL4-associated factor 8-like, translated to MASTIFATEKRGYGGPEGSLGIVKQLNMYAELKGHNDRVSSMEFNSSGDLLVSGSYDKQVIFWNWEAKSRRLSYDPGHPEEVYQTKIMPFTNDRRILTACRGGQVRLGEVSKDGQVHTKRLGSHRGAVHKLAIEPGNPNILYSCGDDSFIQHFDLRNSSATKLFSCNKLIRGEPHPVMLHLYQMVFDPSNPNYFCLGGNDAYARVYDIRKCWQGASSSMVEPVNTFCPAHLIHPDHFMITGLAYSDSGELLVSYCDELIYLFQKNMGLCPSSFLPEDMEKLDKPEQFVGHRNAHICRVSFFGPNDEYVMSGSYGGHIFIWKKNGGELIRVMTGHSPHVHDTQPHPHNPVIAACGSGYNLELWAPITNDDASPLPDDITQIMESNRQARSDFYMPIFR